The genomic segment ATGAACAACATAGAGCAAATATATGAAAGAATTTTGGAAGTTTTAGGACTTTTTTCAGAAAATCAACTGATTAGTTATCAGAGAAGAACACCTAAAATGAGCGATTTAGAAGTCATAAGTCTTAATATTACTGCTGAATACTTGAGTATTGATAGCGAATTACAGTTATTTAGAAAATTGCCAAACTCTCTGATAAACAAAATTGAAAGAAGTGTTTACAATAAGCGAAAACGAAGACTATCCCTACAAACAGAGCAAATTAGACAGCGTATTTCGATGGAGTTCAATGAGTTTGAAGATATTTTTATCGTTGATAGCATGCCAATGAAAGTTTGTGAAAACGCTCGTTCTACTCGTTCAAAAATTTGTAAAGAGCAATCCTATTCTTCACCAACATATGGTTATTGTGCTTCACAGAAATTATATTTCTATGGCTATAAACTACACGCAGTATGTTCTTTAAATGGTGTGATTAAGAATTTTGATATAAGCCCTGCATCCGTTCACGACATCCACTATTTAAAAGATAGTGGTGAGCAAATGCGAAACTGTACTTTAATTGGAGATAGAGGCTATTTATCAGCAAAAGTTCAAATAGATTTATTTAACTATGCTAATATTAAATTAGATACACCAATGAGAAGTAATCAGAAAGATTATATTCCTCAATTTTCATTGTACAAGAAAAAGCGAAAACGAATTGAGACATTTTTCTCTCAACTTTGCGACCAATTTATGATTAAAAGAAACTATGCTAAAACTTTTGAAGGCTTTAAAACAAGGATAATCAGTAAAATAACCGCCGCAACGGTTATTCAATATATCAATAAATTTATCTTCCAAAGAAAATTAAATCATCTAAAAATCAGTATTATTTAAAATGCACAACGAGTAATTAAAAAGTCTGTCAATATGAAAGTTTAATTTCTTTTCATATTTTTATCTTAACCTCCGACAAAGGTATAGCACGCTATAACATTTATCATAGTCAGAGTACTCCGAGAAAGGAATTTTATTGAAGCAAAAGAAAAAGGATTAAACAAAACCTAATCGCTTGCTTTGAATATAATATAATTTGGAATTATAAATGCTACATCTTTCTTTATTCTTACCGTATAAGCCAATAAAAAAACCACTAATACTACTATTCCGAAAGTAGTAGGAGATACATCTAAATATTTTATTTTTTTCATATTTAAAATTTTATACAAATGTAATATGCTATATAGTGAAAGTTTGTTTTGCTTAAATAGCTTTATATACAATGCAAATCAATAATTTATTCCATTAGCTTAAAAGGACATTTTAAAATGTTCTATAAAACAAACGGAGTAAGGTTTTTTTAGCTTTTTTTGAATACCCGAATAGATTATTATATTTATTAATCATCTGAATTATAATATTTAATATACTTTTATTTAAAGTATATTAAAGTGCAATTTTTGAATTTTTTTTAGGGTATAAACGGATTATCTACTTAATAAAAGTAGAAATTTAGAAGTCTAGGGGGTGCAATGTATGAATTATATAAAAAATACAACTCCAAAGCTCCAAAACGAAAAGAAGACATCTAAAATATATAGATGCCTTCTTAAACCTATTCGGTATATTCATCGGATTTGGCGCTTCTCAAGGTCGTCCTCACGTTGCCTCTTTGTTCTTCCTCACCGACCCATCAAATATACTAATATTCTTCTATAAAATCAATATTTAAATCCTCTAATATCTGTTCTCTATACTCATCATCATAAATACAGTAATATTTAACTCCATCGTTGTTAAAACATAAATACCAAAAAGAAATATCTTCAATTTCTAAAGTTTTAATAAATTCTTTTTCTTCATAGTTTAATAAATGATACTTAAATCTAAAAACATAATGTTCTTTATATTTTAAAGTATTGTTATAGAACATTCTAATTTCATTAACATCAATTTTTTTAATAGAAAAAAAGTTTAATACTCTAAGATAATTCCAAACATCAAAATGACAAAAACAATATCTATCCTTATAATCAAAGCTAATTAATCCAAATACATCAATTTCTAAATTACTATTAGTAGTTTTCTTTAAAAAAATTTGTTCTACTTGATTTAGTTCTTCAAATTTATTTTCAAAAGAATATAAATTATTTTCCTCATTAAAATTAATTTTAACATTTTGATTAGTTATTTTTTCTTCTAATAAAAAACCTAGTGCTTTTTTTTCATCTTTTTGAAAAAAAAAGGAATCTATTATATTAATAGATTTTTCAAAATAAATATCACTTTTAGCAAAAATAGAGTCTATGTAGTCTTGTAATTTGAATTTTATGTTATTATTAGAGATAGAATTCTTTATAATTCTCAAACATTCTATCATTTGACTTTCTTTTATAACCTCAATTTCAAATTTGGGTTTTCTCTCAAAAAATAGAAATTCATCATCTGCCAAATAAAGCATATTTCTATAGTTTGCTTTTTTATTTTTCATGAATGTTGATATATCAACACTATCAGGATAACCTATTCCTAATCTTTCAGATTTTATTTTTGCTAAAAGATTAACTGCATTCTCTTTTAAAATAGTATATTCTTCATTCTCATAATTTCCTATTTTTGATATATCAATGGTTTTATTTTTTAACTTATTTAAAAGCTCCACATTTGGAATTTCTCCCCTTTTAAGATTTTGTATAAATTCTAAAACAATATCTTTTTTATAAAACCATTCTCCTGCTATCTTATTTTTTTTAAAAAGTACTTTTATCCTTGATTCCATCAAACTTAAATCAGGATAATAAAAAGTATTTATTACCTCATTATCCTTAATTCCAGCTGTGTTTTTAATATTTGAATATCTTCTAGTAAAATCATATGTAATTCCAACTTTAATTTTATTTTTTAATTCAATTACATACAAATCTTTATTTCTCATATGCTTATTCTAATAATGATTTGGCTTCTTCAATAATTCTAAAATAATTATCATTCATTTCTTGAATGGTAGTAATATGTTTTCTATTTATTTCATTATCTATGAAATACTCTAAAAATTGTGTTTTT from the Riemerella anatipestifer genome contains:
- a CDS encoding IS982-like element ISRa1 family transposase; its protein translation is MNNIEQIYERILEVLGLFSENQLISYQRRTPKMSDLEVISLNITAEYLSIDSELQLFRKLPNSLINKIERSVYNKRKRRLSLQTEQIRQRISMEFNEFEDIFIVDSMPMKVCENARSTRSKICKEQSYSSPTYGYCASQKLYFYGYKLHAVCSLNGVIKNFDISPASVHDIHYLKDSGEQMRNCTLIGDRGYLSAKVQIDLFNYANIKLDTPMRSNQKDYIPQFSLYKKKRKRIETFFSQLCDQFMIKRNYAKTFEGFKTRIISKITAATVIQYINKFIFQRKLNHLKISII